TACACTAAATAAAATGAATTTAAATTCACAAACTTATTCTTGTACCTTCTGAAAAATATAAATGTTTTTTTGTGTATCCGACTCATGTTTCACTCTCCTTTAACAAGTACACAAATAAAACAAGACTTTGTTAGTGAATATTTTCACTTACATTAGTTACATAAGTTTAGTTTAATTACATATTGTTAACTTTTTCACAAATAAGCATTATGATAGGTATGTAAACAAGATATGGCCGTATCAAATATATAAAAAAGCTACTTATTATTTGTGATTAAAAACACATTACTGGAGGAACACTCATGGACATCTTAGAAATTATTCAAACGACCGTAACAGATATGACAATTATTAGTGCAATTACATCAACGGTTTTCATTATTATGCTTGGCTTCTTTTGCCGAAAAAAAGGAATCTTTTCAGCTGAAGTTGGAAAAATATTATCAAAAGTAGTCTTAACAGTTGCATTACCAGCCTTAGCTTTCAACGCGTTTATGCAAGATATTGATCCTGACACATTGAAACAAGGGATGAACGTTTTAATTTGGGGAATCGCTATTTACATCATTTTGATCTTCATTTCAAAACCTTTCTTCCTTAGTTATAAAGGAGACAAGCAAGATACATTACGTGTCTTAACTATTTTTGGATCAACAACATTCTTCGGAACACCAATTGTTAGTGCTATCTATGGACCTGTCGGAGTTATGTTCAGCTCTATCTTTAACATTGGATACCGTATCTTCCTTTACTCATATGGTTACATCAAAATGAGTGGTTTAAAAATGGAACTTAAAAATATCAAAACAATGTTTTTAAACCCTATCGTTATCGCAACCTTTGCAGGATTATTCATTTGGATTTTCCAAGGTTCAATGCCACAAGTTACTGTTGCTGGAATTGATGGTGCTGCGGCTCATCAAG
This Carnobacterium maltaromaticum DSM 20342 DNA region includes the following protein-coding sequences:
- a CDS encoding AEC family transporter, which gives rise to MDILEIIQTTVTDMTIISAITSTVFIIMLGFFCRKKGIFSAEVGKILSKVVLTVALPALAFNAFMQDIDPDTLKQGMNVLIWGIAIYIILIFISKPFFLSYKGDKQDTLRVLTIFGSTTFFGTPIVSAIYGPVGVMFSSIFNIGYRIFLYSYGYIKMSGLKMELKNIKTMFLNPIVIATFAGLFIWIFQGSMPQVTVAGIDGAAAHQVAFLRIDQTALWLFKPMTYLAGLASPLAWLSIGSTLGEISFKKAASDKTSWYYSVVKVILVPAINIVFLAILTVTNILPVSFVALATIVIMMATPTATVAAAYAISFDKDALLASNASLLSTVMAVIMTPVWIIILEVISKTGLF